A window of Synechococcus sp. MEDNS5 contains these coding sequences:
- a CDS encoding histidine phosphatase family protein, whose product MTLRLLLVRHGLSSFNVERRIQGRDDLSTLTETGVDQARRTGTALADVPITAVYSSPLQRAASTTAGVLAARNDALEPCFDDGLLEIDLEPWSGLTAAERAERFPEEYAAWRSHPEQLELTRNDGTRYRPLPELMQQASQFLDALLARHPVHGNDTVLLVGHNAILRCLITTLLGNPAGGFRRLRLDNASLSVFNLIPQGSDHQVQIECLNSTAHLNPPIPPKGTGSRMILVRHGETNWNRDGRFQGQIDIPLNSNGHAQAEAARAFLETVSIQRAYSSAMSRPRQTAEGILRSHPGVPLTVTSGLVEIGHGLWEGKLESEIRAEWAELLDEWKRTPETVQMPEGETIQDVWERSVRSWNTIAESLDRSETALVVAHDAVNKTILCSLLGLSPGDIWAVKQGNGGVTVVDMPTEAGQPAVVACLNLTSHLGGVLDRTAAGAL is encoded by the coding sequence GTGACCCTGCGTCTTCTCCTCGTTCGCCACGGACTCAGCAGCTTCAATGTGGAGCGCAGAATCCAGGGGCGGGATGACCTCTCTACGCTGACTGAAACAGGCGTGGACCAGGCACGCCGCACCGGCACGGCCCTCGCGGACGTACCGATCACGGCGGTGTACAGCTCTCCGCTCCAACGGGCTGCATCAACCACTGCAGGAGTTCTGGCAGCACGGAACGATGCGCTTGAGCCATGCTTCGATGACGGTCTGCTTGAAATTGATCTGGAACCCTGGAGCGGCCTCACGGCAGCGGAACGAGCCGAACGTTTTCCAGAGGAGTACGCAGCCTGGAGGAGTCATCCCGAGCAGCTGGAGCTGACCCGCAACGACGGCACCCGCTACCGGCCGCTGCCGGAACTGATGCAACAGGCCAGCCAGTTTCTGGACGCACTGCTGGCTCGTCATCCTGTTCACGGCAACGACACAGTGCTGCTGGTTGGGCATAACGCCATCCTGCGCTGCCTGATCACAACATTGCTGGGCAACCCTGCGGGAGGCTTCCGCCGGTTGCGGCTCGACAACGCCTCTTTGTCTGTCTTCAATCTCATTCCTCAGGGGAGTGACCACCAGGTTCAGATCGAGTGCCTGAACAGCACGGCGCATCTCAATCCACCGATCCCCCCCAAGGGCACCGGTTCAAGGATGATTCTGGTTCGGCACGGGGAAACAAACTGGAACCGTGATGGGCGCTTTCAGGGACAGATCGACATCCCCCTCAACAGCAATGGTCACGCTCAAGCCGAAGCAGCACGGGCCTTTCTGGAAACCGTGTCGATTCAGCGTGCTTACAGCAGCGCGATGTCTAGACCGCGACAGACCGCCGAAGGAATTCTGCGCTCCCATCCTGGAGTGCCGCTGACGGTGACCAGCGGACTGGTTGAGATCGGCCATGGACTCTGGGAAGGGAAGCTGGAATCAGAGATCAGGGCCGAATGGGCTGAACTTCTTGATGAATGGAAACGCACGCCTGAAACGGTGCAGATGCCAGAGGGAGAGACCATCCAGGATGTTTGGGAACGCTCGGTCCGCAGCTGGAACACGATTGCGGAATCCCTGGATCGGTCTGAAACCGCTCTCGTGGTCGCGCACGATGCGGTGAACAAAACCATTCTCTGTTCGCTCCTCGGCCTGAGTCCTGGCGACATCTGGGCCGTCAAACAGGGAAATGGAGGTGTCACCGTGGTCGACATGCCCACAGAAGCAGGGCAGCCTGCGGTTGTTGCTTGCCTGAACCTCACCTCCCATCTCGGAGGGGTTCTGGACAGAACGGCTGCCGGAGCACTCTGA
- a CDS encoding CPBP family intramembrane glutamic endopeptidase has product MTSPPVGRPSADRFLKVFLAFVSLVLATLVWILGLVDSFGKPSVAPALSLEQQELSLLAQSKVPEPLQPLVVGDDPAAALLRTLRDTPLDRLDDRQILLFTALEQEEDYKQSLRQVTVGQPQLIPLQQALTGTNAPELERSELLALAPDPLTRSVVCSALGGPPSDCVDPAPASAAARRLIFSEVFPLAALILGGLLLLRHGWQLLGRRLPPWPPLVSAPLGPLDMVLLVAGGFVVLGEVLVPLLIAPFTGWLSRDLSPALMQGVTVFFGYVALAVPPLLILRQQLSQCDQEALPPGGWLQWQARPIPLAFLQGGRGWLMVMPPVVMSGWLVSRWIGEQGGSNPLLEIVLNSRDPLALALLAITAVVLAPLFEETIFRGVLLPVLGRSLGRSGSVVVSALVFAIAHLSIGELPPLLVLGLGLALLRLSTGRLFPCVVMHALWNGVTFLNLLLLGG; this is encoded by the coding sequence TTGACCAGCCCACCTGTCGGACGTCCATCGGCTGACCGGTTTTTGAAGGTGTTTCTGGCCTTCGTCTCACTGGTTCTGGCCACCTTGGTGTGGATCCTGGGATTGGTAGACAGCTTTGGAAAGCCATCCGTTGCTCCGGCTTTGTCGTTGGAGCAGCAAGAGCTGTCCCTTTTGGCCCAGTCAAAGGTTCCAGAACCGCTTCAACCGCTGGTGGTCGGCGATGACCCTGCTGCGGCCCTGCTGCGCACCCTGCGCGATACCCCGCTCGACCGATTGGATGATCGCCAGATTCTTTTGTTCACGGCCCTGGAACAAGAGGAGGACTACAAGCAAAGCCTTCGCCAGGTGACCGTTGGCCAACCGCAACTCATCCCGCTCCAACAGGCGCTGACTGGGACCAATGCTCCTGAGCTGGAACGATCCGAATTGCTGGCTCTGGCGCCGGATCCCCTGACCCGAAGCGTTGTGTGCAGTGCCCTGGGCGGCCCACCCAGTGACTGCGTGGATCCAGCTCCGGCCTCCGCAGCAGCACGCCGGCTGATCTTCAGCGAAGTTTTCCCACTGGCGGCCCTGATTCTTGGAGGCCTGCTCCTGCTTAGGCACGGCTGGCAGCTGCTGGGTCGCAGGTTGCCGCCCTGGCCGCCGCTCGTGTCGGCCCCCCTCGGCCCCCTCGACATGGTTCTGCTGGTGGCCGGTGGCTTCGTTGTTTTGGGCGAGGTGCTGGTTCCACTGTTGATTGCCCCATTCACTGGCTGGCTGAGCCGCGATCTGTCTCCTGCGCTGATGCAAGGAGTCACAGTCTTCTTCGGTTATGTCGCTCTCGCGGTTCCGCCTCTGCTCATCCTTCGCCAGCAGTTATCGCAGTGCGATCAAGAGGCGCTCCCTCCGGGTGGGTGGCTGCAATGGCAGGCGCGTCCCATCCCCTTGGCTTTTCTCCAGGGTGGGAGGGGATGGCTGATGGTGATGCCACCGGTGGTGATGAGCGGCTGGCTCGTGAGTCGATGGATCGGGGAACAGGGGGGGAGCAACCCGCTGCTGGAGATTGTGCTGAACAGCCGAGACCCTTTGGCATTGGCCCTGCTGGCCATCACCGCTGTTGTGCTGGCTCCGCTGTTTGAGGAAACGATCTTCCGAGGGGTCTTGCTGCCGGTTTTGGGACGATCCCTCGGGCGTTCCGGCAGTGTGGTGGTTAGCGCACTGGTGTTCGCGATTGCTCACCTGAGCATTGGCGAACTTCCTCCATTGCTGGTTCTCGGCCTCGGATTGGCCTTGCTCAGGCTGAGTACGGGGCGCCTGTTCCCATGCGTGGTGATGCATGCGCTCTGGAATGGCGTGACATTTCTCAATCTCTTGCTGCTTGGGGGTTGA
- a CDS encoding penicillin-binding protein 2: MGRSPAAGRPKKISARRRVVPLEQIPATRMRWVFALLCFGLVGLMGRMAWLQMFQASELEARARSVQTQRTQPLGTRRPIIDRTGRLIALDEERYRLWLHPRYFNLPGDDPALIRPSVDVADRLAPLLSLSSAEILKRIGNRPSGIKLLDGLDPETAAAVRGAGISGVDLESYPHRVYPQGDLFANVVGFLNQERVPQAGLEQSRHDDLQRHEQARSLRRGADGTPLPDNLDAGVFFGDDLRLQLTLDARLQALAAKALASQVKQWKAKKGVAIVMDVTNGELLALASAPTYDPNRYWDFSASRFREWSVQDLYEPGSTFKPINLALALQEGAIKADGQVHDNGTLTIGGWPINNHDRQANGVIDYATVLQVSSNVGMVQAMRRLPADRYWDLLSRLRLDARPDTDLPGAVAGQLKSKEQFTRQAIEPATASFGQGFSLTPLKLVQLHALLANGGRLVSPHITRGLRTGDALAPAGTRQGQQLLRPEVTRTVLAWMESVVEKGSGKGARTPGYRIGGKTGTAQKALNGVYVPGALICSFVATLPIDDPRYVVLVVVDEPQGGNAYGSTVALPVAKSIIDGLLVIEKIPPSTAQSQNLSLQG, encoded by the coding sequence ATGGGTCGCTCGCCTGCCGCAGGACGGCCGAAAAAGATCTCTGCCCGTCGGCGCGTTGTGCCCCTTGAACAGATTCCCGCCACACGGATGCGCTGGGTGTTCGCCCTGCTGTGCTTCGGGCTGGTCGGCCTGATGGGCCGGATGGCCTGGCTGCAGATGTTCCAGGCTTCGGAGCTTGAAGCACGCGCCAGATCCGTGCAGACCCAGCGCACCCAGCCACTCGGGACCCGTCGGCCGATCATCGATCGGACGGGACGGCTCATCGCTCTCGATGAGGAGCGCTATCGCCTGTGGCTGCACCCTCGCTATTTCAATCTCCCAGGCGATGATCCGGCCCTCATTCGTCCATCAGTGGATGTTGCTGACCGTTTGGCCCCGCTCCTGTCCCTGAGCTCGGCTGAGATTCTCAAGCGGATTGGCAACCGGCCCTCCGGTATCAAGCTTCTGGATGGACTTGATCCGGAAACGGCTGCTGCTGTTCGAGGGGCTGGAATCAGTGGTGTCGATCTGGAGTCCTATCCCCATCGGGTGTATCCCCAGGGTGATCTGTTCGCCAATGTGGTGGGGTTCCTCAATCAGGAGCGCGTCCCCCAGGCCGGCCTGGAACAGAGCCGCCATGACGATCTCCAGCGTCATGAGCAGGCCCGCAGCCTCCGTCGTGGTGCTGATGGAACCCCATTGCCGGACAACCTTGATGCCGGCGTTTTCTTCGGAGATGACCTCCGACTTCAGCTCACTCTTGACGCCCGCCTGCAGGCTCTGGCTGCAAAGGCTCTGGCCTCACAGGTGAAGCAATGGAAGGCGAAGAAAGGGGTTGCCATCGTGATGGATGTCACCAACGGTGAGTTGCTGGCTCTCGCCTCAGCTCCTACCTACGACCCAAACCGTTATTGGGACTTTTCTGCGAGCCGATTCAGGGAATGGTCTGTGCAAGACCTCTATGAGCCGGGTTCCACCTTCAAGCCCATCAATTTGGCCCTTGCGCTTCAAGAGGGTGCGATCAAAGCTGATGGTCAGGTGCATGACAACGGCACCCTCACCATTGGTGGATGGCCGATCAACAATCACGATCGCCAGGCCAATGGAGTGATTGATTACGCCACGGTTCTGCAAGTTTCCAGCAATGTGGGAATGGTGCAGGCGATGCGTCGTCTACCGGCCGATCGCTATTGGGACTTGCTCAGTCGGTTGCGTCTCGATGCCCGTCCCGACACCGATCTGCCAGGGGCTGTAGCCGGTCAGCTCAAGTCGAAAGAACAATTCACCAGGCAAGCGATTGAGCCTGCCACCGCATCCTTCGGCCAGGGATTTTCACTCACGCCGCTCAAGCTTGTGCAACTGCATGCGCTGCTGGCAAACGGAGGCCGGCTTGTCAGTCCCCATATCACCAGGGGATTGCGCACTGGTGATGCCCTTGCGCCTGCCGGAACGCGCCAAGGCCAGCAACTGCTCAGGCCCGAGGTGACCCGCACGGTGCTCGCCTGGATGGAGTCTGTCGTGGAGAAGGGCAGCGGCAAGGGAGCGCGAACTCCTGGGTATCGGATCGGAGGCAAGACAGGAACCGCGCAGAAAGCGCTCAATGGTGTGTACGTCCCTGGCGCCTTGATTTGCAGTTTTGTTGCCACGCTTCCAATCGACGATCCGCGTTATGTCGTGCTGGTCGTCGTGGATGAGCCTCAAGGTGGCAATGCCTACGGTTCAACGGTGGCATTGCCCGTTGCTAAATCCATCATCGACGGTCTCCTTGTGATCGAGAAGATCCCTCCGAGTACGGCCCAATCCCAGAATTTGAGCCTTCAGGGCTGA
- a CDS encoding transaldolase, which translates to MASLLEQLSAMTVVVADTGDLEAIRKFTPRDATTNPSLILAAAQIPAYQNLIDESLRCSRRLIGDNAPVEQVVREALDEISVIFGKEILKIVPRRVSTEVDARLSFDTDATIEKGRKLIRLYNDAGISNDRVLIKIASTWEGIKAAEVLEQEGIHCNLTLLFGFGQAVACAEAGVTLISPFVGRILDWYKADTGRDSYPGPEDPGVLSVTRIFNYFKTYGYKTEVMGASFRNIDEITELAGCDLLTISPKLLDQLRESQATLSRKLDGENPSSSEAQIHVDREQFEAMMKIDRMATDKLAEGIKGFSKAIETLESMLAHRLAELEGGEAFGHAVQEIFLLNDMNGDGCITRDEWLGSDAVFDALDLDHDGLLTPEDVRRGFGAALALTTA; encoded by the coding sequence ATGGCCAGTCTGCTCGAGCAGCTCTCTGCGATGACCGTTGTGGTCGCAGACACAGGGGATCTGGAGGCAATCCGCAAGTTCACTCCAAGGGATGCCACGACCAACCCTTCCTTGATCCTGGCGGCAGCCCAGATTCCCGCGTATCAGAATCTGATCGATGAATCTCTGCGGTGCTCTCGGCGACTGATTGGCGACAACGCACCGGTGGAACAGGTTGTGCGTGAAGCGCTTGATGAAATCAGCGTGATCTTCGGCAAAGAAATTCTCAAGATCGTTCCCCGGCGTGTCTCCACCGAGGTCGATGCCCGTCTCAGTTTTGACACCGACGCCACGATCGAAAAAGGGCGCAAGTTAATTCGCCTTTATAACGATGCAGGCATCAGCAATGATCGTGTGCTGATCAAGATTGCTTCTACCTGGGAAGGTATCAAAGCTGCTGAAGTGCTCGAGCAAGAGGGGATTCACTGCAACCTCACGCTCCTGTTTGGTTTCGGTCAGGCGGTTGCCTGTGCCGAGGCAGGTGTGACCCTGATTTCACCCTTCGTCGGTCGCATTCTGGATTGGTATAAAGCAGATACCGGTCGCGATTCTTACCCCGGTCCCGAGGATCCAGGTGTACTGTCTGTGACCCGGATCTTCAATTACTTCAAAACCTACGGCTACAAAACTGAGGTGATGGGGGCCAGCTTCCGTAACATTGATGAAATCACTGAGCTCGCTGGCTGCGATCTGCTGACCATTTCACCCAAGCTTCTTGATCAGCTGCGAGAGAGCCAAGCCACTCTCTCCCGCAAACTCGACGGTGAGAATCCCTCCAGCAGCGAAGCTCAGATCCATGTGGACCGTGAGCAGTTCGAAGCCATGATGAAGATTGACCGCATGGCCACCGACAAACTTGCTGAGGGCATCAAGGGATTCAGCAAAGCAATCGAAACACTTGAGAGCATGCTGGCCCACCGGTTGGCTGAACTCGAAGGTGGTGAGGCTTTTGGCCATGCCGTTCAGGAAATCTTTCTGCTCAATGACATGAACGGTGATGGCTGCATCACCCGTGATGAGTGGCTCGGAAGCGATGCGGTGTTCGATGCGTTGGACTTGGATCACGATGGACTTCTCACACCAGAGGACGTCCGCAGGGGATTCGGTGCAGCTCTTGCCCTCACAACCGCCTAA
- a CDS encoding Crp/Fnr family transcriptional regulator: MNALDTMRALAQKSEVHTFNSGDIIFKADDPGSSMFGVLEGSVRLSWQNDDGHKGYELIEAGNVFGAGALVMDGHRRLGTAQAEGPCRLIEMNREKFLFAVQEAPMFAIELLASVDSRLRDLKITSVS; the protein is encoded by the coding sequence GTGAACGCTCTCGACACCATGCGTGCCCTCGCTCAGAAGAGCGAGGTGCACACGTTCAATTCCGGCGACATCATTTTTAAAGCTGATGATCCCGGGTCTTCGATGTTTGGGGTCCTCGAAGGTTCAGTGCGTTTGTCTTGGCAGAACGACGACGGTCACAAGGGATACGAGCTCATTGAGGCCGGCAACGTATTTGGAGCCGGCGCTCTGGTGATGGATGGTCACCGTCGCCTCGGGACGGCGCAGGCGGAAGGCCCCTGCCGCCTGATTGAGATGAACAGGGAGAAGTTTCTGTTTGCCGTCCAAGAAGCGCCGATGTTCGCCATCGAGCTGTTGGCTTCTGTGGATTCGCGTCTTCGCGATCTGAAGATTACGTCTGTCAGCTGA
- a CDS encoding deoxyribodipyrimidine photo-lyase produces the protein MTLQLVWFKRDLRLVDHQPLARARARGPVLPLYIVEPELWCQPDCSARQWEFCRESLQDLQEACAALGQPLIIRSGDAVDVLERAWRQLGVSALWSHEETGNAWTFARDRRVAAWARERGIPWHELPQFGVVRRLRTRRGWARRWEERMGEAITPAPTGLTPLPGIAPGDLPTSDSLALRSDPCPHRQLGGRRLALQELDDFLAHRVQRYCRSISSPNLAFNGCSRLSAYITWGCLSMREVLQRSRELQGRGVSSFSSRLHWHCHFIQKLEDQPPIEWEDFHPFMRGIRSLDDDRFAAWAEGKTGVPFVDACMRALRAHGWINFRMRAMLMSFASYNLWLPWRDSGLHLARQFVDYEPGIHWSQCQMQSGSTSINTIRIYNPIKQGLDHDPDGSFIRRWCPELEDVPAVHLHEPWSLGGARPMPIVDCALSAREAKERIFEIRRSAGFDRHADAIQHRHGSRRSGLPSTRRRRPRRKTTDPGVEQLVLDL, from the coding sequence ATGACCCTTCAGCTGGTCTGGTTCAAACGTGATCTGAGACTGGTGGATCACCAGCCTCTGGCCAGAGCTCGGGCCAGGGGCCCGGTTTTGCCTCTTTACATCGTTGAACCTGAACTCTGGTGTCAACCGGATTGCTCTGCCAGGCAATGGGAGTTCTGCCGTGAATCCCTTCAGGATCTCCAGGAGGCCTGTGCCGCTCTAGGCCAGCCGCTGATCATCCGCAGCGGCGATGCCGTGGATGTGCTGGAACGCGCCTGGCGTCAACTCGGCGTATCGGCACTCTGGAGCCATGAGGAAACAGGCAATGCCTGGACCTTTGCCCGTGACCGTCGAGTGGCTGCATGGGCGAGGGAACGGGGCATCCCTTGGCATGAATTGCCCCAGTTCGGGGTGGTCAGGCGGTTACGCACGCGCAGGGGTTGGGCTCGCCGCTGGGAGGAGCGTATGGGGGAGGCCATCACCCCGGCACCCACTGGCTTGACGCCCCTGCCTGGCATCGCTCCCGGAGACCTGCCCACCAGCGATTCCCTGGCTCTGCGGTCTGATCCTTGCCCACACCGTCAGCTTGGCGGCAGGCGGTTGGCCCTTCAGGAGCTTGATGATTTCCTTGCGCATCGGGTGCAGCGCTACTGCCGTTCCATCTCCAGTCCGAATCTGGCCTTCAATGGCTGCTCGAGACTTTCCGCTTACATCACCTGGGGCTGCCTCTCCATGCGCGAGGTGCTGCAACGCAGTCGTGAACTCCAAGGCCGTGGGGTGAGCAGCTTCAGCTCGAGGCTGCACTGGCATTGCCACTTCATCCAGAAACTGGAAGATCAACCTCCGATCGAATGGGAGGACTTTCACCCTTTCATGCGCGGCATCCGTTCTCTGGATGACGACCGCTTTGCGGCCTGGGCCGAGGGCAAAACGGGTGTTCCCTTCGTGGATGCCTGCATGCGGGCTCTGCGAGCGCATGGCTGGATCAACTTCCGCATGCGTGCCATGTTGATGTCTTTCGCCAGTTACAACCTCTGGCTTCCCTGGCGGGATTCAGGTTTGCATCTGGCCAGACAGTTCGTGGATTACGAGCCAGGAATTCATTGGAGTCAGTGCCAGATGCAGTCGGGCAGCACCTCCATCAACACAATCCGCATCTATAACCCGATCAAGCAGGGGCTTGATCACGACCCTGATGGGAGTTTTATCCGCCGCTGGTGTCCGGAACTCGAGGATGTTCCTGCGGTGCATTTGCACGAACCCTGGTCTCTCGGCGGTGCCAGGCCGATGCCGATTGTTGATTGCGCTCTTTCAGCGCGTGAAGCCAAAGAGCGCATTTTTGAGATTCGCCGTTCCGCAGGATTTGATCGCCATGCGGATGCGATACAGCATCGCCATGGATCCCGACGTTCAGGTCTGCCCTCGACCAGGCGGAGACGACCGAGGCGGAAGACCACTGACCCTGGTGTTGAACAACTGGTGCTGGATCTTTAG
- a CDS encoding NAD(P)/FAD-dependent oxidoreductase, whose translation MSVYDVAVIGAGAAGSAAAFHLANAGHRVSVLEAVEGRRVKPCGGGMASSVRQWFPFDLSPAVDDVIRQVDFSWCLDDPVVAELPGEAPFWIVRRERLDGLLLEKAQEAGATLHCPFLVQQIGREDGQWMIRSDCGITLKTKAVVIADGSASPWSGQFGLGPRDLHLASTLSVRLEGLGTLNPGVARFEFGLVHHGFAWAFPLNGGINVGVGTFIGRDPMDAETVLNALLPDLGFPADSGLRQQAALRVWNGHSPLHSDGIVAVGDAASLCDPFLAEGLRPALMSGCEAATCLDRWLNNEVETLADYSTVMRRRWGDSMAWGRRIAQVFYRFPGVGYQLGIKRPTAPRRIAQILSGEMGYGDIAQRVIRRLLLQRG comes from the coding sequence GTGAGCGTCTACGACGTCGCTGTGATCGGAGCCGGGGCAGCCGGCTCAGCAGCAGCCTTTCATCTTGCCAATGCCGGGCATCGCGTGTCCGTTTTGGAAGCCGTCGAGGGACGACGTGTCAAACCCTGCGGTGGCGGCATGGCGTCATCGGTTCGGCAGTGGTTTCCCTTCGATCTCAGCCCAGCGGTCGATGATGTGATCCGCCAGGTGGACTTCAGCTGGTGCCTGGACGATCCGGTTGTTGCTGAGCTTCCAGGAGAGGCACCGTTCTGGATTGTGAGACGCGAACGTCTCGATGGATTGCTACTGGAGAAGGCCCAGGAGGCCGGAGCCACGCTCCACTGCCCATTTCTGGTGCAGCAGATCGGCCGTGAGGATGGTCAGTGGATGATCCGCAGTGACTGCGGCATCACGTTGAAGACCAAAGCGGTGGTGATTGCAGATGGTTCGGCGTCGCCCTGGTCGGGTCAGTTCGGCCTTGGGCCCCGAGATCTCCATCTCGCCAGCACACTCTCCGTCCGTCTGGAGGGGCTTGGAACACTCAACCCTGGTGTCGCCCGCTTCGAATTCGGTCTTGTCCACCACGGTTTCGCCTGGGCTTTCCCCCTGAATGGAGGCATCAATGTGGGAGTGGGCACATTCATCGGCCGGGATCCCATGGATGCAGAGACTGTTCTCAACGCCTTGCTTCCTGATCTTGGTTTCCCCGCTGATTCAGGGCTCCGCCAACAGGCGGCACTGAGGGTCTGGAATGGCCACAGTCCGCTGCACAGCGATGGGATAGTGGCTGTCGGCGATGCAGCATCACTGTGTGATCCCTTTCTGGCGGAGGGATTGCGACCGGCTCTGATGAGCGGATGTGAGGCCGCGACATGTCTCGACCGCTGGCTCAACAATGAGGTAGAGACCCTTGCGGACTACTCCACGGTGATGCGTCGCCGCTGGGGTGACTCCATGGCGTGGGGCCGCCGCATTGCCCAAGTGTTCTATCGCTTCCCCGGGGTGGGGTACCAACTGGGGATCAAGCGTCCCACGGCTCCTCGAAGAATTGCCCAGATCCTCTCTGGTGAGATGGGCTATGGAGATATCGCCCAGCGAGTGATCCGTCGCCTTCTGCTGCAGCGGGGCTAA
- the frr gene encoding ribosome recycling factor, with the protein MSQSDLESSMRKSVEATQRNFNTIRTGRANSSLLDRISVEYYGADTPLKSLATLSTPDSQTIQIQPFDISALASIEKAIAMSELGFTPNNDGKVIRINVPPLTEERRKEFCKLASKYAEEGKVALRNLRRDAIDKIKKQEKDGDFSEDQSRDQQDEIQKLTDQFIAELEKHLAKKEADILKV; encoded by the coding sequence ATGTCTCAATCCGATCTCGAATCCAGCATGCGCAAGTCGGTGGAAGCCACCCAGCGCAACTTCAACACCATCCGAACCGGTCGAGCCAATTCCTCTCTTCTCGACCGCATCAGCGTGGAGTACTACGGGGCAGACACGCCATTGAAATCTCTAGCCACCCTCTCAACCCCGGATTCTCAGACAATTCAGATACAGCCGTTCGACATCAGTGCACTCGCCTCGATCGAAAAAGCGATCGCCATGAGCGAGCTTGGTTTTACGCCAAACAACGACGGCAAGGTGATCCGCATCAACGTTCCCCCGCTGACGGAAGAACGCCGCAAGGAATTCTGCAAACTGGCCTCCAAATATGCCGAAGAGGGCAAAGTGGCTTTGCGCAATCTGCGCAGAGATGCGATCGACAAGATCAAGAAGCAGGAGAAGGATGGTGACTTTTCCGAAGACCAGAGCCGTGATCAACAGGATGAGATCCAGAAGTTAACTGATCAGTTCATCGCCGAACTGGAAAAGCATCTCGCCAAAAAGGAAGCCGACATCCTGAAGGTGTGA
- the pyrH gene encoding UMP kinase, translated as MAYARALLKLSGEALMGDQGYGIDPAIVQAIARDVAGVVASGTQLAIVVGGGNIFRGLKGSAAGMDRATADYVGMLATVMNAITLQDGLERAGIPTRVQTAIEMQEVAEPYIRRRAIRHLEKGRVVVFGAGCGNPFFTTDTTAALRAAEIGADVVFKATKVDGVYDKDPHKHADAVRYDALTFQQVLSGELAVMDSTAIALCKDNNIPIVVFNLFEAGNIGRAVAGEPIGSRISN; from the coding sequence ATGGCCTACGCGCGCGCACTCCTGAAACTCAGCGGAGAAGCGCTGATGGGGGACCAGGGCTACGGGATCGATCCAGCCATTGTTCAGGCGATCGCCCGTGACGTGGCCGGTGTTGTAGCCAGCGGCACCCAGCTGGCGATCGTGGTTGGAGGTGGCAACATTTTCCGAGGGCTCAAAGGGTCGGCCGCGGGCATGGATCGGGCCACGGCGGATTACGTGGGGATGCTCGCCACTGTGATGAATGCCATCACCTTGCAAGATGGCCTCGAGCGAGCAGGCATCCCCACCAGGGTGCAGACAGCCATCGAAATGCAAGAAGTTGCCGAGCCTTACATCCGCAGGCGGGCCATTCGACACCTCGAGAAAGGGCGTGTGGTGGTCTTCGGCGCAGGTTGCGGGAACCCCTTCTTCACCACCGATACCACCGCAGCCTTAAGGGCTGCAGAGATCGGAGCAGATGTGGTTTTCAAGGCCACCAAGGTGGATGGGGTCTACGACAAAGACCCCCATAAACATGCTGATGCAGTGCGCTACGACGCACTGACCTTCCAGCAGGTTCTCAGCGGTGAGTTGGCGGTAATGGACAGCACTGCCATAGCCCTCTGCAAAGACAACAACATCCCCATCGTGGTCTTCAATCTGTTCGAAGCCGGCAACATCGGCCGCGCCGTGGCAGGTGAGCCCATCGGTTCTCGCATCAGTAACTAG
- the cobO gene encoding cob(I)yrinic acid a,c-diamide adenosyltransferase, protein MSTNDLDQSAAELGMGGKLAPEPDDAGYRKRMERRQQVQKQRVEERNKEKGLILVFTGQGKGKTTAGLGLVLRTVGHGERVAIVQFIKGGWEPGEARALKAFGDQVSWHALGEGFTWETQDRERDQQLVETAWQTALEYLRDEAVKLVLLDELNVALKLGYIDADTVINGLRERPALTHVAVTGRGAPAELVEAADLVTEMTLIHHPFREQGVKAQTGIEF, encoded by the coding sequence ATGAGTACGAACGATCTCGATCAATCGGCAGCGGAGCTGGGCATGGGCGGGAAGCTTGCGCCTGAACCAGACGATGCCGGTTATCGCAAACGCATGGAGCGACGCCAGCAGGTCCAGAAGCAGCGGGTGGAAGAACGCAACAAGGAAAAGGGTCTGATTCTCGTGTTCACGGGCCAGGGCAAGGGGAAAACAACCGCAGGACTGGGTCTCGTCTTGCGCACGGTCGGTCATGGTGAACGGGTGGCCATCGTGCAGTTCATCAAGGGGGGCTGGGAACCAGGAGAAGCACGAGCGCTGAAAGCGTTCGGAGACCAGGTGAGCTGGCATGCGCTTGGCGAAGGCTTCACCTGGGAGACCCAGGACCGGGAACGGGATCAGCAGCTGGTGGAAACGGCCTGGCAGACAGCCCTGGAGTATCTGCGGGATGAAGCGGTAAAGCTGGTGCTGCTCGATGAATTGAATGTGGCTCTGAAGCTGGGCTACATCGATGCAGACACCGTCATTAATGGGTTAAGGGAGCGGCCCGCGCTGACCCACGTGGCCGTGACGGGACGCGGAGCCCCTGCAGAGCTTGTGGAAGCAGCCGATCTGGTCACAGAAATGACCCTGATTCACCACCCGTTTCGCGAGCAGGGCGTCAAAGCGCAGACGGGTATTGAGTTTTAG